The following proteins are encoded in a genomic region of Bernardetia sp. MNP-M8:
- a CDS encoding nucleoside deaminase, translating into MSNFLTPFPHDFFMKEALKEAQKSFEAGEIPVGAIIVHNQKIIARAHNMTEKLQDITAHAELIAITSAANTLNFKYLTGCKLYVTLEPCVMCAGALAWSQISEIYYGANDFQRGFSILTHSNLFPKKIKIENEILAQECEELLKKFFKKLRS; encoded by the coding sequence ATGAGTAATTTTTTAACACCTTTTCCACACGATTTTTTTATGAAAGAAGCTCTAAAAGAAGCTCAAAAAAGTTTTGAAGCTGGAGAGATTCCTGTGGGTGCTATCATTGTCCATAACCAAAAAATCATTGCTAGAGCGCATAACATGACTGAAAAACTACAAGATATAACTGCTCACGCCGAACTGATTGCTATTACTTCTGCTGCCAATACGCTAAATTTTAAGTATTTAACAGGTTGTAAGCTCTACGTAACCCTTGAGCCTTGTGTGATGTGTGCTGGCGCATTGGCTTGGTCACAGATTTCAGAAATTTATTATGGTGCAAATGACTTTCAACGAGGTTTTTCTATTCTTACACATTCAAATTTGTTTCCAAAAAAGATAAAAATAGAAAATGAAATTTTGGCGCAAGAATGTGAAGAGTTATTAAAAAAATTCTTTAAAAAATTGCGTAGCTAA